The following nucleotide sequence is from Natronosalvus caseinilyticus.
CAAGGCGATTTTTCGTCCTCGTAAGCCGGGGCTACTATACCCCTTTTCCAATAGAAGCGCTTTAGGGGACGTAACTCCTTGTACGTCTGTATGTCCCAGCGACAGGGCGCAGACCTCTCCTACGAGGACGGGGCGCGTGCGGTCGAACTCGCACGCGAATCCGTCGAATCCTACGTACGGCACGGCCAACGAGAACACCCGGGAAGCATGCGCGAGACTTTTTACGAGCGCACCGGCGCGTTCGTCCGGCTCGAATCCACCCGCGGTCGGGGCAGCCTTCGGGGCTGTGCCGGCGGCTATCGCTCGGGCGAACAGCTCGGTCACGTCATCGTCGACGCGGCGATCGAAGCCGCGAGCGGCGACTCCTGTGGCTCGGAGGTGACGCCCTCGGAACTCTCGAACCTGACAGTCTCGGTCTGTACAGTTCGGAACATCCTGCTCACCGACGACCCGCTCGAGGACCTCGAACTCGGTACCCACGGCGTCGCCATCGACGGCGGCGGCAACGCGGGGTGGCTCTACCCGACGATTCCAGTCGAAAACGGCTGGAGCGCCCGCGAGTACCTCGACCGAACGTGTCGCAAGGCCGGACTCCCCCCGACGGCCTGGCAGGACGACGACGTCGTCGTCACCCTCTTCGAGGGACAGGTCTTCCGCGAGCGCTCGAGCGACGGGAGCATCGAGGAACTGTAACGTCTCCCGTCGCGTCGGTCCTGGCTCGATGTGGCCCGCGCTCGGTGCCCACTCACCGGACGGACGCACGTCGGAGGTGGCGCCTTCAGGTGGCGTCCACCAGGGGAGGGGGACACTACACTTTTTATAGCGAGCGGCGCATCGAAGAATCCATCGACGAACAGCATTTGACGCGTCGCCTGGC
It contains:
- a CDS encoding TIGR00296 family protein produces the protein MSQRQGADLSYEDGARAVELARESVESYVRHGQREHPGSMRETFYERTGAFVRLESTRGRGSLRGCAGGYRSGEQLGHVIVDAAIEAASGDSCGSEVTPSELSNLTVSVCTVRNILLTDDPLEDLELGTHGVAIDGGGNAGWLYPTIPVENGWSAREYLDRTCRKAGLPPTAWQDDDVVVTLFEGQVFRERSSDGSIEEL